In the genome of Xylanibacillus composti, the window AACGTAATTCGCCGTTTTCAGACAACCAGGTCAAATCAATATGCGGATGCTCATTACGAAAAGCGGCCAATTGCTGTTGAATTTGCTCATCATCGGGCCCGATTTGTTCCATCATGCGGCTCAGTTGATTGCCGAGTTCACTTAAGTTATGGTGGGTGTAGCCTTGGTTAAAGATCAGCCCGATCACAGCGGCAATCCCTATTAATAAAATAAGAGAAGAGAGGGAACTTGCCAATAAAAGCAGCCACAGCTTGCTCTTCAGATTCATGAGGGGTCCCCTAAAAAACGATAACCGATTCCCCGAATGGTCTGGATATACCGTGGCTTAGCGGGATCATCTCCGATTTTTTTTCTCAGATAATTCACGTACACTTTCACTGAGTTGTTGTCAACATGATCCAGCTTCCAAACTTCTCGGAAAATCTCTTTGTGGGTAAAAATTTTACCCGGATTTTGCAGGAAAAGTTCAAGCATCGCACCTTCGATAGGGGACAGGGGGATCGTTTCGGAACAATTCTGAATGAACGAGCCTTCGACATCGAAGATGCTTGCGCCCAGTTTGAACTGTTTGATTCGCAAGTCCGGCTTGCTTCTTCTCAGAATCGCTTGGATCCGGGCGATGAGTTCACCGGGGCTGAAGGGTTTTGTCATATAATCATCCGCGCCCAGATCAAGGGCTTCGATTTTGTCCGTTTCCATTTGTCTGGCACTGAGCACGATTACGGGGGTTCTCAACTGCTGCTGCTGCATGTGTTTCAGAACTTCCCAGCCATCCATCCGCTCCATCATCAGATCCAGTATGATCAAATCAATTGGCTCTTGATTTAGAATGGACAAGGCACGCTGACCGGAATCGGCTTCAAAAACCTTCATCTCTGCATTCAACAGATGCAGCTTCAGGATGTCCCGGATTTCCTCTTCATTATCTACCAGCAGTATATTTTGAGATTCCACGGGCGCTCCTCCGTTCTGCGATCAGTTCTACTCCTTTTTTATTATAAGAGATTATTTCTTTGATCATAGTGTTTTCCATGATTTTTTAACCGAGCTTTAACTTAAGTCAACCCTTGGCTCAACCACGCCTGAACGCTCAAGGACCAAACTGGCACAGCTGCTGCATCCGCTTCCGGAGCTGTCCGAGCCATCGCCGCCGGAGGTGGTCGAGCCTCCTTTTTTGCTTCCAGAACCACAGGCTGTTCCTGCGACGGAGCCGGCTGCATCCCCTTGTTTCATCCGTCCTTCACTTGCCAATCCGACAGCTATGCGGCCGGGTTTGACGAGCTTGAGAAGTCGTTTCCGCGCGGAGAAGCAACAGTCTGCGTCCGGACGGTTTCGCTGTCTTTGCGTGTGAAATCCTTTAACCATCCTTTAATCTTTCAACGGCAGGCCAGATGATAAACTGGACAGAATAGCATATTTCAAGCAGACTGTCGAGGAGAAAGCTGGAATTCGGGACAGTATGTTTTTGAAAGGGGAAGCGAAATGCAAGGTTTTATCGTCCGCACAAAAAAACTTCTGACCCTTTGCCTCATTGTCTGCCTGGCAGCAGGCGGAATGGCGCAGGGCGTCAAGGCCGGCACGCCGGCGTCAATCGATCATGCCGGCCACTGGGCGAAGGAGACGATCGATCGCTGGCTCGGGGAGGGGTGGCTGCGCGGCTTTCCGGACGGTTCGGTCAGACCGGATCAACCGATTGCGCGAGCGGAATATATCGCCTTGATCAATCGTGTCTTCGGCTTTACGAAAACGGTCGCCGCCTCGTTTCACGATGTGGAACCGACCGATTGGTATGCGCCGGATGTCGGCCGGGCCGTTGCCGCGGGATACATAACGGGATATTCCGACAACACGTTCCGGCCGCATCAGGAGATCACAAGGCAGGAAGCGGCCGTGACGCTGCAACGCATTCTCGGTCTTGATGCCGACCCTGCCGCGGCTTCGAGTTTCACCGATCAGGAGACGATTCCAGACTGGAGCCGCGGCGCTGTCGGAGCCCTCGCCGCACAGGAAATCATCAACGGATATCCGGATGGAAGGCTCGGGCCGGAGCATACGCTGACGCGTGCGCAAGCGGTCGTCATGCTGGATAAGTCGAGGGCCGTTCGGGAAGCGACGCAGCTTGTCTTGAACGAACCCGGAGAGACGTTCGGCCCTGACAATGGAGCGGAGCGCATCGCGGGAAGCGTGATCGTGACTGCTCCGGATACGACGCTTCGGAATCTGATCATCACAGGCGACCTGGTGATAGCGGAACAAGTCGGAGAAGGAGATGTGACCTTGCACAACGTAGAAGTGCAGGGATCGATGGAGGTGTACGGTGGAGGCAGCGACAGCATCCATCTGGACGACAGCACCGTCGTTCGGCTCGTCATGAACAAGGAGAACGGCTTAGTGCGCATCGTCGTATCCGGCGATACCGTCATCAAGGAGACTGTCGTCTATTCACCTGTCCTGTTGGAAGCAGCGAAAGATGTCATCGGGGAAGGGTATCAGCGTGTCACGTTGTTCGGCAGCGACATGGACATGCGCATCGTCCGGGCGGTCATCGGACTGCTTCATGTAACGGAAGAAGTATCGGATTCTACGATAACCCTCGTGAACGATGCGAGGATTATCGAGCTGATCATGGACGGGGAAGCGACCATCATCGAAACGGTGCCCGGAACCGGTCCAGGCCTTAGATCGGGCCCAGTTGTTCCGGGGCCCGGCACCGAGCCTGAGCCGACGGTCACCCAGGTTACTTACGACCCGGAGAGCCTGTCCTTGATCGGGATCGGCCAGACGCGGCCGATTCAGCTTACGGCGCATTGGAGCGACGATACGACCCGCAATGTGACTGATAAAGCGGTGTGGAGCTCGGATGATGAGACGATCGCTTCGGTGAAGGAAGGGGTCGTAACGGCTGTAGGAGATGGCACAACGGTCATCCGGGCGGAATACGACGGCTTTACCGTGCAAATTCCGGTATCCGTCGTCCGCGGGGCATCTTATGCCAACGTCACCCTCTCTCCAGAGCATGTTGCAGCCGGAGAGAACATCAGGGTAACGTTAGCGGTGTATCGTTCCAACGGCGACGTCGATACGGACTTCGCCGGGGAGAAGACGGTGACCGTGAGCGGTTATACGAACGCGCCAAGCGGAACAGCCGGCAGCTTTGAAGGAACGCCGTTGATTGGGGCTTCTACGGATATATTCCTACCATTCACCGATGGCAAGGCATCGGGGAATCTCGTCTTGCATCATGCTGTCGAGCAGACGATCTGGATCGATGTGGCCGAAACGGGAGATTCGGCAACCGCATTTACGATCACACCGCAGGCTGCCGAGCCGAGCAAGCTTGAATGGATGCAGAAACCGAGCACGTACGTGACGGAAAATGAGGTTTTCGAGGTCTATCCGATGATCCAGGTGACGGATGCGTACGGGAACCCGATCGGAGAAACCTATACAGCAAAAGTAAACGTCGATGTGATCGACAGCACCGTCGATTACATCTTGTCCGGAACGACAAGCGTAACCGCGGAAGAAGGAATAGCAGCCTTCCCGGATCTGACCGTGCAAGGCGTCGGAACCGATGCCGTTCTGCGGTTTGCTTTGGATGGTGCGGAGATTGCCGCTTCACTCGACAGCGAACCGATTGAGGTCGGGTACTTTGCGAGTGGAGATGGAACGGCAGACCACCCTTACTTGATCGAAACGCCTGCTCAACTTGCTAGAATGACCCTGAATTTATCTGCGCATTATCAATTGAACGCGGATATCATGTTGTCGAATGACCTCGACTTTTATAACGACTTGTACGACCGGTATTTTGGCGACGCATATGAGTATGTCAAAGACTCCGGCTGGATGCCGATCGGAACGGAAGAAACGCCGTTTACCGGCACATTCGACGGCAATGGTCATACGATTTCCGATTTGAAAATTTCTAGGGACGCCGTGTATCAGGGATTGTTCGGATACGTAGAAAGCGGAGAAATCCGCAATGTGGCGTTGGCGGATGTAGAAGTGTGGTCAATGAGCAGTAACTATGCAGGCGCGTTGGCCGGTACAATCGAGGCATCTGCAAAGGTTTCCGATGTTTCGGCATCGGGAGTAGTTGTCGGCGATCAATTAGTCGGCGGTCTGACGGGGATGAATAAAGGATCCTTGACGCGTTCCTCCTTCCGGTCAACG includes:
- a CDS encoding response regulator transcription factor, with the translated sequence MESQNILLVDNEEEIRDILKLHLLNAEMKVFEADSGQRALSILNQEPIDLIILDLMMERMDGWEVLKHMQQQQLRTPVIVLSARQMETDKIEALDLGADDYMTKPFSPGELIARIQAILRRSKPDLRIKQFKLGASIFDVEGSFIQNCSETIPLSPIEGAMLELFLQNPGKIFTHKEIFREVWKLDHVDNNSVKVYVNYLRKKIGDDPAKPRYIQTIRGIGYRFLGDPS
- a CDS encoding S-layer homology domain-containing protein gives rise to the protein MQGFIVRTKKLLTLCLIVCLAAGGMAQGVKAGTPASIDHAGHWAKETIDRWLGEGWLRGFPDGSVRPDQPIARAEYIALINRVFGFTKTVAASFHDVEPTDWYAPDVGRAVAAGYITGYSDNTFRPHQEITRQEAAVTLQRILGLDADPAAASSFTDQETIPDWSRGAVGALAAQEIINGYPDGRLGPEHTLTRAQAVVMLDKSRAVREATQLVLNEPGETFGPDNGAERIAGSVIVTAPDTTLRNLIITGDLVIAEQVGEGDVTLHNVEVQGSMEVYGGGSDSIHLDDSTVVRLVMNKENGLVRIVVSGDTVIKETVVYSPVLLEAAKDVIGEGYQRVTLFGSDMDMRIVRAVIGLLHVTEEVSDSTITLVNDARIIELIMDGEATIIETVPGTGPGLRSGPVVPGPGTEPEPTVTQVTYDPESLSLIGIGQTRPIQLTAHWSDDTTRNVTDKAVWSSDDETIASVKEGVVTAVGDGTTVIRAEYDGFTVQIPVSVVRGASYANVTLSPEHVAAGENIRVTLAVYRSNGDVDTDFAGEKTVTVSGYTNAPSGTAGSFEGTPLIGASTDIFLPFTDGKASGNLVLHHAVEQTIWIDVAETGDSATAFTITPQAAEPSKLEWMQKPSTYVTENEVFEVYPMIQVTDAYGNPIGETYTAKVNVDVIDSTVDYILSGTTSVTAEEGIAAFPDLTVQGVGTDAVLRFALDGAEIAASLDSEPIEVGYFASGDGTADHPYLIETPAQLARMTLNLSAHYQLNADIMLSNDLDFYNDLYDRYFGDAYEYVKDSGWMPIGTEETPFTGTFDGNGHTISDLKISRDAVYQGLFGYVESGEIRNVALADVEVWSMSSNYAGALAGTIEASAKVSDVSASGVVVGDQLVGGLTGMNKGSLTRSSFRSTFKGIEGNGAIGGLAGGNHGSITQSFFVGEVGTLSSMTNIGGLVGSQYGTISNSYAIAVVKGIRSKGGLIGYAYAGTVANSYTSSELGITGSGTIEIRSSYHQHETDRDPANGTWVTDEQMKQQATFEGWDFDNIWYIEEGAFYPMLRWQDTE